The DNA sequence ATCCATGATGCAGTGAAAGTGGCTGCTTTGCGCAACCTCCGGCACGCGTCCACCTGCTCTCAGTGTCCTGGTTCATCCGAGAAGCGACAACCATTCCAGTGTAAACAAAGGTGCCGATCGAAAGCTGAAACGGGACTTGTATGTCCTGACCGGCGAGCGAACTCTGATACTTGACATCCGCAGAGTTAAAACCATGTATTCCAAGGAGGACATATTTGTCCTCTTCGACAGTAAAGGGTTAAGATCCCTGTACTCCCAAAGCAAACCTCGTCTTTAATTTTTAGGGAGAGTGATCTATACTatccctattactactactattatgactaTTTCCAGGTTAAAAGTGACTACCTGGAGGATGAAAGCAGGGCGGCAGAAGGCATGGATTTCGACACAGCCATCCAGCTCACTTGCATCGAAATCAAGCGAGTCTTTAAGGTAAAACTGCGGAAAACAACACGATTTAGGTCCCCCTTGAAATCTGAGCGGTACCCCCCTGCGATGGCAAAACTAACACCCCCGTTTTCTCCGCAGCGGATGAACGGATGCGCGATGGACAAGAAGTCAAATCTTGAGCAGCCGGAGAAGGAAGTCGGTCTACATGAATTCCTACCGGCCTacgtcatcaacaccatcaaacAGAAAACGTTACGTAAGGCTTTGCAGGGAAACTTTAAGAAATTCTCGGCGTTCTTCGATTACGAATCTCACTTCAAGTGCCTCGAGATTTTGGGAAAAATTGGAAAGTTTGACATCGAAAACTTCCGCTGTGCACTCGGCGTAAGTGTTAAGTGTTACTGAAGTGTTTGTATGTGAGTCTTGTAGTACTGTcgatacttactactactactactactactactactactactactactactactactactattttcagtGTGGTTGGTCTATTCCTGTCACTCTGCTTGTCGGCCCAAGTGTTGGTATTTCCTACTGGACAGATTCTGCCTCTGCCGtaagtaccactactactactactgtaactactactactactactactactactactactactactgctactactactactactactactactactactaaccctactaatactaatactactgctgtcacttctactactactactactactactactactactactactgctactactactactacactactactactactactactactactactactactactactactactactactactccaagcACAACACATGGCAAACTTTGAGCAGATTTAGAGCGTGGAGACCTTACAGAGCAGCTGCGAGCAACACAGGAAGGCTCTGGTGCAGTTTAAGGTGAGAGTGATGACGATAGTGAgtgacggtgagagagagagagagagaggagagagagagagagagagaggagagagagagagagagagagagaggagagagagagagagagagagagagagaggagggggaagtgggtaggtgacggatttaaatgggaaaaggaccgggagggagagagagatgagaagaagcGAGAGAGGTGTTGGTGGGGTCctctcactactattactactgctgctactactactactacaattaccgtCCTCATcaaatccttcctctttcttctcctctaatcaccgccaccaccaccaacaccaccaccaccaccaccactaccccaggCTTATGTTGCAGGTAGCAGGTACTACAGAagccctcaccatcaccatcacctgccCCTCCATTGGCGCAGCAGAGAGCTTGGCAGACCTGGTTGATGGCTACTGCAGGCTTGTCAACCAATCCAGCGTGTCGCTGTGgactgtgtggagagagagagagagagagagagagagagagagagagagagagagagagagagagagagagagagagagagagagagagagagagagagagagagagagagagagagagagagagagagagagagagagagagagagagagagatagggggaggagggattGTAGGTGAACAGAAATAGGAGGAatgctcttttaaaaggctctagttgaagttgtaaggatttttaagggtgtttttaaaggctctagtgatagattaacaacaggagaaacactcttttaaaaggctctagttgaaatgatgcaggtttttaaggatgttttaaggttccagtaacagattaacaatattttttgcattactgacaggagaaacactcttttaaaaaaGCTCTAGTCGAAGATgtaaggtttttaagggtgtttttagggttgaggtgacagattaacaacatctgcattactgacaggaaaaacacttttaaaagacTTTAGTTaaagttgtaattttttttttttatttctttaaggttgtagtgacagattaacaacatttctgcattattgacaggagaaacactcttttagaaggttctagttgaagttgtaagggtttttaatttttttaaagttttagtgacagattaacaacatttctgcattagtgacaggagaaacacttttgagaaccttgCAAACCATCACTGTGGCTTTATGAAACAGTCAGTGGTGAGAGACCTGACCTGAGCCTGTGTGACCTGATCTTCTCcaggctcgtgtgtgtgtgtgtgtgtgtgtgtgtgtgtgtgtgtgtgtgtgtgtgtgtgtgtgtgtgtgtgtgtgtgtgtgtgtgtgtgtgtgtgtgtgtgtgtgtgtgtgtgtgtgtgtgtgcgtgtgtgtgtgtgtgtgtgtgtgtgtgtgtgtgtgtaagtttgtttactactactactattactcataaaagtaataataatgacaataattatgataataataacaccactactactactactgctactactactactactactactactactactgctgctactgctactacttctactactgctactactactactactactactactactactactactactactactactactactactactactaataataataataataatgataatcatcatcatcataaaagtAATgctaataacatcaataataataataataataataataataataataataataataataataataataggattaATACTATTTACAGGGTGTAGCaaaaattgaatatatatatatatatataaatatatatatatatatatatatatatatatatatatatatatatatatatatatatatatatatatatatatatatatatatatatatatatatatatatatatatatatatatatatatgtatatatatatatatataaatatatatatattaatgaaatattaccattattattattattattattattattattattattattattattgggctactaacctctctctctctctctctctctcctctctctctctctctctctctctctcctctctctctctctctctctctctctctctctctctctctctctctctctctctcctcctcctcctcctcctcctctataagtgtgtatgcatgtatgttcatatatttgtactaacacttattgtagtagtagtagtagtagtagtagtagtagtagtagtagtagtagtggggaaGGCGATGGCATGAATACTGTACATTGTTGCCAAATATATTCTTagtaatgttatgttattttgaagtGGCaactgtgtatatatgtatgtttgtgtgtttacctgcCTGTGTCCTGCCTCCTTACAGTTGCGTTGAAATCGCCCATGACGACAGTGGTGCCGGCATCGACAGTGTGCTGCGTCAGTACTCCGCACTGAGCATCATGACAATAAGGGGAGTCATCTGGAGGTATATATACGCCTCCTAACTTCAGTTCTGGAATGCATCACAAAACCACCGTGGCATATCTGGTCCTCAGCATCCACGTCAACTTGCTTTACACTCTGCATCAGTGCATCCTGGCCAAGCATCACCACTCCTCCTCTATTGCGTCCACTTCTTGACACATTTCGGCACACACTAAATCCCGGTACTTGTACGTTGAAATATTTTGTGGCTTCAAGAATCCAAACGATGTCAAAGTCCAGAATAAACTTCAGTATACTTGGCTCTTGTAACTTGTCTTTGAGACCAGCAATATTCCACGAACAAAGCTTCACCTCTCTGCTtgcacccaaaaaaaaaaaaaaacgaaaaaaaaaacgaggagtgAAGCTGTCGATAATGACGCCATCTCTTGGCAGCACGCGGTTCTTCCAATCGTAAGTGATATTTACTCCGGCATTCTCAactttctctcgctcttctcGCTACCTCTTTTGGAGACGAGCAGTTTCTCTCCTGATTGCAAGGTGGACCGTCCTTTTTAATGTACACTCGCGACATCTGTGCTCCAGCGTTCTGTAAATTTTTGGCTGCATGAAGTATCCTGTCTCTTTGATTTTGGTCGCCAACAGTGGCGTGAATcggtctcattttcctttcattcattctgttGTCCCAATCACCTCACAGTCCATCCAGTTCGATCAACTGCTTCGGTAGGGCTTACCGCGTTCATCACATTCATTACTTTCTCATCGTCAGTTGCACCAAGATCATCTCTATCCTCTGGTGGGCCTGTTATGATGAGACTCCGTTGTCTTTCCTTAGCATCTAATAACTCTAGGAATCGCTGTTGTTGATGGATCATGTCAAAAGCAGTTCTGAATTTGTCAGTCAGAGTCTGAACTTCTTTCTTCAGTgatgctgcttctgctactactactactactttgagGCTTCGAAGCTCTTCCAGAAGGATTTTGTTTGATGGCTCCTCATCTCTTGGTTCATTTATGAGAGCAGACAAGGCTTGTTTTAGctgggcattttttattttatcaatatCACTTATTGCTAGAGCCTTGACAACAGAAGCATCACTGTATTCAGCCATGATTATCGTTAGTTGTGTACAGCCATCGTCAGACTGAGGTGGCAAAACTGCGTTGCCAGGGACGCGTTACTAGGGAACACTGCGCATGCGCAAACCACAGCTCCCGAGACAAGAGGGGTTCTTCAACAGCCACTTGATGTTTTGACTAAGTCCACAACCTTAAGACATAGCAGTACGAACTTCTAGGTCCCTGCACCTCTTAAACGTTATCTGACCACATACATGTACACATTACAGTGCCGTTTAGCGGGCTGGACAACAAAATATGCAGACCTTCTACCCTTCGTTGTTGTTTTCacacctctctcacacacacaaacacacacacacacacacacaccttttctctGGTACTTtttcccatgtgtgtgtgtgtgtgtgtgtgtgtttctccattACGATCCTTATCGCGATGTTGCAACACTAAACAACATTTATATCACTGTTTTCCAAGGTGATAATTTCCATCTCAGAAGTGTCCCCATctctggaaggaaagaaagactgagtgagaggaaggagaagaaggaagacaccagaaaggagaatggaaataaaaggaagatgaaaagaatgaataaataaatgaaataatgaatgaatgaataaaggaaggaaggaaggaaggaaggaaggaagaaaggaaggaaagaaagaagaaaaaaataatgaaggaagaaaaagaaaatgatggaaatctaatctctctctctctctctctctctctctctctctctctctctctctctctctctctctctctctctctctctctccatttaccatttgcaggtaaataaacaaacagagcTTTCCATAGACAGGAGAGAAGCtgccatcatcactattatcaccaccaccaccaccaccaccactaccagagaATGACATAGGCTGTAGCAAACGaatccattttcattttctttctatactcttttcatctcctttttttttcttttattgttgcaactttactttgttattttagtAATATCATTATATTGTATTCGctattcttatttaattttctcatattcctTCTCTCCGTGTTTCCTtatccgtttttctttttccttatggtgttaatagcagtagcagtagtagtcaaGCTGCTAGTCACCGCCACGTCCAGCGAAATCAGAGTGGGATATCGGAGGTTTGTGGGATAAGATTTGTTTCAGCTGGTGAAGAAAATTGTTTTATATTATACACGAACgcacttgaacacacacacacacacacataaaataaaattcagTTGCAGTTTAATATCCACTTATATTTACTTAAGTCcacattgttgttgctgctacatACTTAATAAATGTTTCCCTTCTATTATAAAGTAGCGAATTTTCTCCAATACTCTACTGATAAAACCAAATGGACAATTTCAAAAGTCAACAGCATTATGCAAGCACCCTAAAAACTCCAatcacttccactacagcctcttgttttttgctttatctctctctctctctctctctctctctctctctctctctctctctctctctctctctctctctctctttctctctctctcatgaaagtGATACTGTTTTCATCGCTATCATTCTTATTACAGAATTCTCGCTAACCTTCCAATACCATCATACATCTTCAAAAATTCCAGTGACTTCCTCTAcaccgtatttttttctttccctcaagaTTATAAAGAACATAGTAATTCATGGTGTTTTCATGGGTGTCTTTCCTGTTGTCAATACAGAATTCCCGCTGAACCTTCGATATCATTAAGcagacacccttgaaaaccccaataactaccactacagcctgttttattgctccccctccctcctctctctctctctctctctctctctctctctctctctctctctctctctctctctctctctctctctctctctctctctctcaccacgattataaAGACCACAGTGATAAACTGAATTCCTGCCAAACTCTCACACCATGGTGCAAACACCCTTCAAAGCTGCAGTGCCTTCCCCTAGAGCGAGTTTTGAATACAATGGAGGCACACAATGTTGCATCACCCTTGAAAAATATACCGCGGGACTCTCCCTggtgaggcagcagcagcagcagtagcagaaaagagagagagagagagagagagagagagagagagagagagagagagagagagagagagagagagagagagagagagagagagagagagagagagagagagagagagagagagagttgcattcCATTTCACTGTATCATTAAAATGATAGATGTTGGCtactttattttgtttcgtATGTCTTGAATAATTTTTAGGGAGTGTGCATACTTGTTACAAATTAAGTAGGGTTTGCGGTGCGCATCTCGGCAGTGTTTCGTTTAGCCACTATCTGTGAACATGGTCGGCCTGGCGGGTTGTCTAAGCCGGCCCACCACTGTACTTTGGGATTTGTGTGTGGTTACGTCTACTTTGTGCAGGttagttttgtgtttatttacttccACTGCTGTGATTTAGCTTTCCATTGCTGCCATTGAGCTTTTTCTGGTGAAGACTGAGACAGTGAGTAAGTTTAGTAAGGGGATCATGGACGTTGGGTATTATTGTTCGACACACGGAGGATGTAGAGGACGCCGGACTTGATGAGAGCTGTGATGTTGGCATGTCAGGGTTGTGCTGCTGTGGATCGAAGGGCGTCGATGTGGGCCACTGAGGTAAGTTCTTTCATAAAATTTTATTTGAGATTATATTGTGGAGCAAGTTGTGGTGTTtagttggtttgtttgtgtggtgaTTTGTGCTGAGGATGTTAGGTGTGAAGTGGAGTGATTTGTGTTGCGTTTTGTAAGTGTATGTTTGTATGGGTAGTATTACATTGTCTTGGCTTACACTGTAGAGGGATGTGAACTGTGTTATGTGCGTGTATCAAGGAAGCGCTGTATTTCAGGCTGAAACACTTCAAGCAATAAACTGATGTTATGATTGTGGTTCGCTGCCTGATCGGATTCCCCAACAAAAGGTGCGAGCTGGACAGTGTGCCTCACCTGACCAAGGCATTGTGTTTTGAAGTAATGTTTCTCACTCCTCGTATTCTAACGTTCTATGATTAACAAGGGATATTTAGACAAAATTCTTAAAtgaatagaaacaaaaataaacataaataggttagaaaatgaaagatgaacagagaaacagaaaatcaaCAGAATAAGCAAGAAACAACAAATTAGGGAAGATTAAGGGGTTTCGGGCCATCTCGGCCCATCGCTGTCTCGGCCCATTTCAAACGCCAACTCGGCCCATTTATATGACCAACTCGGACCATCTGTACAAGCTATACACCATTGTCTTTAAGAGACTTTTTGCATAAGGGTGAACTAATTTAATCCAATAATCACTCACTTACCATCGCAATTAGCTGTGATATGTAAAATGTTGTATAAAGTTTTCGGGAGAGAGACTCTTtccaatttttattattattattattattattattattttagtgataaagataataataataataataataataataataataataataataataataataattattattattattactattattactattattattattattattattatcattattattattattattattattattattactacacacacccacacccagacacacatgcacacacgcttGTCGCCTTAtctcccatcccatccctcctccctcccttcctcccagactctccctcccagtccttcccttctccctccctgctatctccctctttcctttcctccaaccccaccctccttcctccctgctatcacacacacacacacacacacacacacacacacacacaaaatatataactACCGAAATTCATACTAAGGAGCGAAACGTTCAGGTATCGAAACCGTTCCCATGACAACTGACCTCGTAAGCAAGCTAAGAAAtaagtttcattaaaatatTGGTGGATGTATAACAAGTAGGgatttttacatgtatttctaGTTATCAATAAAGGGAGGTGACAGTAGATGACGGCAGTTGACGGTAGTTAGCAGTTAGCAGTTTGGTAAGTTCTCATGCAACTACCAGGCAGCAACAGTTTACCAATTGAAAGATGGGACTGAAAAGCGAGGTATTAGGTTGTTTCACGAGGGGAAGACGAGGTGGTGGACTGCTTTGGGAAACAGGTTAGATTTCGCCTGCACTTCGAGGAGGAAGGACTGATCAGTCAATATGGAGAGTAACTGTTTGGTGTGCGGGAATACCGTGCGCCCTTTACAGGTAAAATGAAATCTAAGTGTATTCTTATAATGTGATAATGACATATTGGTGCGTGGatacttttatattctttacAGGAGGCGTTGTTATGCGATAGATGCAGTTTGTGGCAACATCGCAAATGTGGAACTGGAATAACTAGGGACGAATATCGTGCAGcaatgagagaagggagggaaattgACTGGATGTGTCACCTGTGCTTCTCCCAAGCAAATGAAATCCCAGTGCTAGAAAATGGTGAATGTTCCTCGCCTATCAATGGTGCTGTGGCAGCAGGGGACTCTGAAACAGAAAGTCCCAGTGAAATTGTGACATATGAAAAGATCTGTTCTTCCACACAGAGGGCAACATAAACTTATAGATAGTCTCGGGTATTCATACAcagtgaaaaggaaaactaaCGTTTGTGTACATTGGCGTTGTTCTGTAAGAAATAGAAACACAACATGTCCAGtggtaataaaagaatataataatGAGTATATTCGGGGAGAGATGGACCACTGCCATCCACCCGAAGCCTGCCCTGCCCTCTCAACAAAAGTGTCATCCATAGTTAAGAGAAAGGCAATGGAAGATGTCTTCCGCCCCGCAGCAGACATAGTAGACGAGGTTCTAAGGGAACACGTGGACCCAAATGTTCCTCTGACTTCACTTCCCGCTCCTATTAACTTGGCGCGTCAAGGAAACTGAAAAGCTTACTCGTGAACCTCCTCATGGCGGCGCGTGGGGGGACATAAGGGCACGCCGCCTCCTTGTCACGGCCCCCTACTGatggattcttttttttattttttttatgaaggagggacactggccaagggcaacaaaaatccaataaaaaaagatgcccactgaaatgccagccccataaaagggtccaaagcggtagtcaaaaattaaaggttaagtgtcttgaaacctccctcttgaaggaattcaagtcataggaaggtggaaatacagaagcaggcagggagttccagagtttaccagagaaaaggatgaattattgagaatactggttaactcttgcgtcagagaggtggacagaataggggtgagagaaagaagaaagtcttgtgcagcgaggccgcgggaggaggggaggcatgcagttagcaagatcagaagagcagttagcatgaaaatagcggtagaagacagctagatatgcaacattgcggcggtgagagagaggctgaagacagtcagttagaggagaggagttgatgagacaaaaagcttttgattgcacCCTGTCTAGAGACGCCAGGGAACTCCAAACACCAGGAAGGGTTTATCACGGGTTTGTTTTGAGATTACTGTGGgtataagaagagagagagagagagagagagagagagagagagagagagagagagagagagagagagagagagagagagagagagagagagagagagagagagagagagagaggcaatggaTAATGATAGTGAATAGCAGATAATGGGCTGGAAAACAAATGTGGTGTGAATGAGATAAAAGACTGAGAAAGGATGGAAACTGAGTGTTAatacatagaaaagaaactaagagatggatggaaagaatgaagaacgagggaaagaaaaggttaagGGATGATTTTTTTGACTGGTTGGTTGACTAACAGATTGATTggttaattgactgactgattgactgactgactgatctatTGGTTAATGGATTAAAGGAATGGAGTAGGAATGTGGTTGAATGTTAAGGGATGATTGGGGTACTGGCTGAGTGATTAATGGGccttttttatacatatatttagttgaccttggccagtgccactcttacataaaaaaaaaaatgtgcttcaCAGCTGCATTATGTCAGTACAGTGGTCCCCTGTTCCCACACTATTCGTGTCTTGGTTGTGTGGTACAAAAAGGTATTTATTTTACGTTTCACTCTTCAATAACCTGtaatctaatttctctcttccatgAAATTGCAATTGA is a window from the Scylla paramamosain isolate STU-SP2022 chromosome 11, ASM3559412v1, whole genome shotgun sequence genome containing:
- the LOC135104673 gene encoding focal adhesion kinase 1-like, whose amino-acid sequence is MDFDTAIQLTCIEIKRVFKRMNGCAMDKKSNLEQPEKEVGLHEFLPAYVINTIKQKTLRKALQGNFKKFSAFFDYESHFKCLEILGKIGKFDIENFRCALGVSVKCY